A stretch of Acropora muricata isolate sample 2 chromosome 7, ASM3666990v1, whole genome shotgun sequence DNA encodes these proteins:
- the LOC136922019 gene encoding uncharacterized protein codes for MSSKGSAIDDGSSHHENYDSARLGSVVYMCIVGTCGIIANSLVIFVFWKHSKLRTAANLFILNLALCDLMLSILDNVFSITSTLHGRWLFGRAGCVTYGFFHYFLICCTVSTLAAISVDRFFFITRPSQARTAQMITPRKAVAMLAIIYFYTLMFTFPPCIGWNNFEVEESFYSGCYINYADQRASSIAYSIIAPFFLFLVPLTIMIFCYARIFAVVRRSTQRTINRPFGAQSLKRYPLLKRTHIQTAKIIVVVILFSMIVWVPYVVVSFVKAANGKVNPLLSHITVLVAKSCVVYNVLIYAVLNRKLKASILDVICCGKQNFRMVGSPSSGNSLQRNRNSRFLSQREVPSDIAESLKNRASTLSVQEGNGNVHDQYTDNISPSQLTQLRNGVLKSIDHVDCQESGKVVGKKEVDVVRNGDKVQVGETSGFSETRMVIATQERDSKILGPSDARSSDRGTNRFLARLETDTLPEIAPQDTHPKPEAVSNASSLSRNETPRVDCKVDTPLCNSSSSNRQINRLHHMYSSKSSKHARLQNLSSPSQLYKKGARPTSAQRVTGHIASDSRTSRAGVSSGTESDVSTRASHRPATAQRPKKRRAADRTNSTHTSERRKSSSYINYGRKDSVDPLRTSPKELWEIQNYWKRMSLCLDDIDVDDVTREIQLV; via the coding sequence ATGAGCTCCAAAGGATCAGCAATTGACGACGGCTCTTCTCATCACGAAAATTATGACAGTGCGAGGTTAGGTTCGGTTGTCTACATGTGTATAGTTGGAACTTGTGGAATCATTGCAAATTCTCTTGTGATATTCGTATTCTGGAAACATTCCAAGCTCAGAACAGCCGCTAATTTATTTATCCTGAATCTAGCGTTGTGTGATTTGATGCTGTCTATTTTAGACAACGTCTTCTCCATCACTTCGACTTTACACGGCAGATGGCTTTTTGGTCGTGCAGGTTGCGTTACTTATGGTTTTTTTCATTACTTCCTTATCTGCTGTACTGTTTCAACTCTGGCTGCGATTTCAGTGGACCGGTTTTTCTTTATTACGCGTCCAAGCCAAGCAAGGACGGCTCAGATGATTACACCTCGAAAAGCCGTGGCAATGCTCGCGATCATATACTTTTACACTCTGATGTTTACGTTTCCACCTTGCATTGGTTGGAATAATTTTGAGGTCGAAGAGTCATTTTACAGTGGCTGTTACATCAACTATGCCGATCAAAGAGCTTCTTCGATAGCTTATTCAATCATTgcgcctttttttctttttttggtgcCATTAACGATAATGATTTTTTGCTACGCACGGATTTTTGCCGTTGTTCGTAGAAGCACGCAGCGAACTATCAATCGACCGTTTGGAGCGCAGTCTTTGAAGCGCTACCCCCTTCTCAAAAGGACTCACATACAAACAGCTAAAATTATTGTGGTTGTTATTTTATTCTCGATGATTGTTTGGGTTCCCTATGTGGTCGTTTCCTTTGTCAAAGCCGCCAATGGCAAAGTAAACCCACTCTTGTCACACATAACGGTTCTTGTTGCCAAATCTTGCGTGGTTTACAACGTGTTAATTTACGCGGTTTTGAATCGTAAATTAAAAGCGTCAATTTTGGACGTCATTTGTTGTGGAAAGCAGAACTTTCGTATGGTCGGATCCCCAAGTTCTGGCAATAGTCTTCAACGTAATCGAAACAGCCGTTTTTTAAGCCAAAGAGAAGTGCCATCGGATATAGCAGAGTCTCTGAAGAACCGCGCCAGTACGTTATCAGTACAAGAGGGAAACGGAAATGTTCATGATCAATACACAGACAATATTTCGCCCTCGCAGTTGACGCAATTGAGAAACGGCGTTTTAAAAAGTATAGATCACGTGGATTGTCAGGAAAGCGGCAAGGTTGTGGGAAAGAAAGAGGTTGACGTAGTGCGAAACGGAGACAAAGTTCAAGTCGGAGAGACGAGTGGTTTCTCAGAAACACGCATGGTGATAGCAACACAGGAAAGGGATTCTAAAATTCTTGGCCCATCGGACGCAAGGTCAAGTGATCGTGGGACAAATAGATTTCTTGCGAGATTAGAAACAGATACACTTCCTGAGATAGCACCACAGGACACTCACCCCAAACCTGAGGCTGTCAGCAACGCGAGTAGTTTGTCGCGAAATGAGACCCCTCGCGTGGATTGCAAAGTGGATACACCACTATGCAATTCGTCTTCGTCCAACCGACAGATAAATCGTCTTCATCACATGTATTCCTCGAAATCGTCGAAGCATGCGCGTTTGCAGAACTTATCATCGCCTTCGCAATTGTATAAGAAAGGAGCACGTCCGACGAGCGCGCAACGAGTGACTGGACATATCGCGAGTGATTCGAGGACTTCTCGCGCGGGCGTTAGCAGTGGTACGGAATCTGATGTCTCAACGAGAGCTTCTCATAGGCCAGCGACGGCGCAGAGACCGAAAAAGCGCCGAGCAGCTGACAGAACAAACTCGACACACACGTCGGAACGGCGAAAAAGTTCCAGCTACATAAACTATGGAAGAAAAGACAGCGTTGATCCTCTACGGACCTCTCCCAAGGAGCTGTGGGAAATACAGAATTACTGGAAGCGAATGAGCTTATGTTTGGACGACATCGACGTTGATGATGTGACAAGAGAGATCCAGTTGGTTTAA